The Streptomyces sp. NBC_01689 genome includes a window with the following:
- the pstA gene encoding phosphate ABC transporter permease PstA — protein MSTAPATHKRTSTLRGGNLPKWSSWAIAAGAVVVAVGIGLAGGLDSKVQWGLIAAILFLLGTYVIATRVEGRRQAKDRIATNLVWVCFLLAVVPLASLIWETVKRGVKSFDPYFLGHSMGVVADNEPGGGIYHALLGTLEQVGIATLIAVPIGVLTAIYLVEYGRGKLARAVTFFVDVMTGVPSIVAGLFILSFWILILDMGYSGFAGALALSILMMPVVVRSTEEMLKLVPNELREASLALGVPKWRTILKVVLPTSIGGITTGVMLAIARITGETAPVLLLVWGTNFINNNPFSGPQASLPLYIYRQYSAGTDVATDRAWAAALALILFVMILNMGARAIARWKAPKTGR, from the coding sequence ATGAGCACCGCACCCGCCACCCACAAGCGCACCAGCACGCTTCGCGGCGGCAACCTCCCCAAGTGGTCCTCCTGGGCCATCGCCGCGGGCGCCGTCGTCGTGGCCGTGGGCATCGGCCTGGCAGGCGGCCTGGACAGCAAGGTCCAGTGGGGCCTGATCGCCGCGATCCTCTTCCTGCTCGGCACCTACGTCATCGCCACGCGCGTCGAGGGCCGCCGTCAGGCCAAGGACCGCATCGCCACCAACCTGGTGTGGGTCTGCTTCCTCCTCGCCGTCGTCCCGCTGGCCTCCCTGATCTGGGAGACCGTCAAGCGGGGTGTGAAGTCCTTCGACCCCTACTTCCTGGGCCACTCCATGGGTGTGGTCGCCGACAACGAGCCCGGTGGCGGCATCTACCACGCGCTCCTCGGCACCCTGGAGCAGGTGGGCATCGCGACGCTGATCGCCGTGCCGATCGGTGTGCTCACCGCGATCTACCTCGTCGAGTACGGACGCGGCAAGCTCGCCAGGGCGGTCACCTTCTTCGTCGACGTCATGACGGGTGTCCCGTCGATCGTCGCCGGTCTGTTCATTCTCAGCTTCTGGATCCTGATCCTGGACATGGGCTACTCCGGCTTCGCCGGTGCGCTCGCCCTGTCGATCCTGATGATGCCCGTGGTGGTCCGCTCCACCGAGGAGATGCTGAAGCTCGTCCCGAACGAGCTGCGCGAGGCCTCCCTCGCCCTCGGTGTCCCGAAGTGGCGCACCATCCTCAAGGTGGTCCTGCCGACGTCCATCGGCGGAATCACGACGGGTGTGATGCTCGCCATCGCGCGTATCACCGGTGAGACCGCTCCCGTGCTGCTGTTGGTGTGGGGCACCAACTTCATCAACAACAACCCGTTCTCCGGTCCGCAGGCCTCGCTCCCGCTGTACATCTACCGTCAGTACAGCGCGGGAACCGACGTGGCCACCGACCGGGCCTGGGCGGCAGCACTGGCGCTCATCCTCTTCGTCATGATCCTCAACATGGGCGCGCGTGCCATCGCACGCTGGAAGGCCCCCAAGACGGGCCGCTGA